In the Helianthus annuus cultivar XRQ/B chromosome 11, HanXRQr2.0-SUNRISE, whole genome shotgun sequence genome, one interval contains:
- the LOC110891277 gene encoding serine/threonine-protein kinase PCRK1, which produces MRCFGFSYNEPKGESSKTSTKSVSNSIQSSSSTFTTDRDIGRSGSEFNSQNVSDRSIESVGSMNFPSFSQKSSNLTVFTFAELKTATKNFSRAAKIGEGGFGCVYIGVVKNPQDPTKGLEVAVKQLSRTGLQGHKEWITEVNVLGVVEHPNLVKLVGYCAEDDERGIQRLLVYEYMPNRSVEDHLSARSGTPLSWAMRLKVAQDAARGLTYLHEEMSFQIIFRDFKSSNILLDEHWNGKLSDFGMARLGPQEGLTHVSTAVVGTMGYAAPEYIQTGHLTSKSDVWSYGVFLYELITGRSPLDKNRPKNEQKLLEWVKPYLDSKKFRLIVDSRLEGKYSLKSAQKLSIIANRCLSRNSKSRPKMSEVLEMVNQLIGGKSQATGPASLRSPAPVVTMETKTAFAGPSQRQKTGADTRSKVEKGSHLDDQSARFARPKLVTTC; this is translated from the exons ATGAGGTGTTTCGGGTTCTCTTACAACGAACCAAAGGGAGAATCCTCAAAAACCTCAACAAAATCAGTTTCTAATTCCATCCAATCATCCAGTTCTACGTTCACAACAGATCGCGATATCGGACGGTCTGGATCAGAATTTAATTCTCAGAATGTTTCCGATCGTAGCATAGAGTCGGTTGGTAGCATGAACTTCCCTAGCTTTTCACAAAAATCGAGTAATCTTACGGTATTCACATTTGCCGAACTCAAGACGGCTACCAAGAACTTTAGCCGGGCTGCAAAGATTGGCGAGGGTGGGTTCGGGTGTGTCTATATAGGTGTCGTTAAGAACCCTCAAGATCCTACTAAAGGGTTAGAAGTGGCGGTTAaacagttgagcagaacaggttTACAG GGGCACAAAGAGTGGATAACCGAAGTGAACGTTCTCGGAGTGGTTGAGCATCCAAATCTTGTAAAACTAGTTGGTTATTGTGCGGAAGACGATGAAAGAGGAATACAACGGCTTCTAGTCTATGAATATATGCCTAACCGAAGTGTCGAGGACCATTTAAGTGCAAGATCCGGCACACCACTCTCATGGGCCATGAGACTCAAAGTGGCTCAAGATGCGGCTCGTGGGTTGACGTATCTACATGAAGAAATGAGTTTTCAG ATTATTTTTAGAGATTTCAAGTCTTCCAACATTCTGCTAGACGAGCATTGGAATGGGAAGCTTTCGGATTTTGGAATGGCTCGGTTAGGTCCTCAAGAAGGACTCACCCATGTCTCTACTGCG GTTGTAGGAACCATGGGATACGCGGCTCCAGAATACATCCAAACCGGTCATCTAACATCGAAGAGCGACGTATGGAGCTACGGGGTCTTTCTATACGAACTTATCACGGGCAGGAGCCCACTGGACAAAAACCGGCCCAAAAACGAGCAGAAGCTTCTAGAATGGGTGAAACCGTACCTAGACTCCAAAAAGTTCCGGCTAATCGTTGACTCAAGACTCGAGGGTAAGTACTCGCTAAAATCAGCACAAAAGTTGTCGATAATAGCGAATAGGTGCTTGTCTAGAAACAGTAAGTCAAGGCCGAAGATGAGTGAGGTTCTAGAAATGGTCAACCAACTCATCGGGGGTAAGTCACAAGCGACCGGTCCTGCATCACTCAGGAGTCCGGCCCCGGTGGTTACTATGGAGACGAAAACGGCTTTTGCGGGTCCCTCCCAGCGTCAAAAGACAGGTGCGGACACGAGATCTAAAGTTGAAAAAGGGTCTCATTTGGATGATCAGTCTGCTCGTTTTGCGCGGCCGAAGTTGGTGACAACTTGTTGA